The following proteins come from a genomic window of Maniola hyperantus chromosome 8, iAphHyp1.2, whole genome shotgun sequence:
- the Tsp97E gene encoding tetraspanin-13 isoform X1 — translation MMCGGFTCSKNALIALNILYVVVASILISVAVYGQASALVTNLPIVGGILACGVLLILISLLGMAGAVKHHQVMLFFYMVILFLLFLVQFSVACACLAVNSDQQQIMAQEGWNTVNMDVKEEVQKRYKCCGFQSRIVPLNGTADFPSCNAIDRICCSNKEITPECWCQPCVENLKETIDSAFKLCGGIGLFFSFTELFAVWLARRYRNQPDPNYIEPHAIFPRKNYLY, via the exons ATGATGTGTGGTGGATTTACTTGTTCTAAAAACGCTTTAATCGCGTTGAACATTCTTTATGTA GTGGTTGCTTCTATCCTGATATCAGTAGCTGTGTATGGGCAGGCCTCGGCACTGGTCACAAATTTGCCCATAGTTGGAGGCATCCTAGCATGTGGCGTACTTCTTATTCTTATATCTTTGCTGGGAATGGCTGGAGCTGTGAAACATCACCAAGTTATGCTTTTCTTT TACATGGTGATTCTATTCCTGCTATTCCTGGTGCAGTTCTCGGTGGCATGCGCATGCCTTGCAGTCAATTCAGATCAACAGCAGATAATGGCTCAAGAG GGTTGGAATACAGTAAATATGGATGTGAAAGAGGAGGTTCAAAAGAGGTACAAATGCTGTGGTTTTCAGAGTAGAATTGTGCCGCTCAATGGAACAGCAGATTTTCCTTCGTGCAATGCCATTGAT AGGATTTGCTGTTCAAACAAGGAGATAACACCTGAATGCTGGTGCCAGCCGTGTGTAGAGAATCTTAAGGAAACTATTGACAGTGCTTTCAAACTGTGTGGCGGTATAGGACTTTTCTTCAGTTTTACAGAG cTATTCGCAGTTTGGCTCGCCCGACGTTACCGCAACCAGCCTGACCCCAATTACATAGAACCTCACGCTATATTTCCCAGGAAGAATTATCTATATTAA
- the Tsp97E gene encoding tetraspanin-13 isoform X2: protein MMCGGFTCSKNALIALNILYVVVASILISVAVYGQASALVTNLPIVGGILACGVLLILISLLGMAGAVKHHQVMLFFYMVILFLLFLVQFSVACACLAVNSDQQQIMAQEGWNTVNMDVKEEVQKRYKCCGFQSRIVPLNGTADFPSCNAIDRICCSNKEITPECWCQPCVENLKETIDSAFKLCGGIGLFFSFTEFLGVWLTVRYRNQKDPRANPSAFL, encoded by the exons ATGATGTGTGGTGGATTTACTTGTTCTAAAAACGCTTTAATCGCGTTGAACATTCTTTATGTA GTGGTTGCTTCTATCCTGATATCAGTAGCTGTGTATGGGCAGGCCTCGGCACTGGTCACAAATTTGCCCATAGTTGGAGGCATCCTAGCATGTGGCGTACTTCTTATTCTTATATCTTTGCTGGGAATGGCTGGAGCTGTGAAACATCACCAAGTTATGCTTTTCTTT TACATGGTGATTCTATTCCTGCTATTCCTGGTGCAGTTCTCGGTGGCATGCGCATGCCTTGCAGTCAATTCAGATCAACAGCAGATAATGGCTCAAGAG GGTTGGAATACAGTAAATATGGATGTGAAAGAGGAGGTTCAAAAGAGGTACAAATGCTGTGGTTTTCAGAGTAGAATTGTGCCGCTCAATGGAACAGCAGATTTTCCTTCGTGCAATGCCATTGAT AGGATTTGCTGTTCAAACAAGGAGATAACACCTGAATGCTGGTGCCAGCCGTGTGTAGAGAATCTTAAGGAAACTATTGACAGTGCTTTCAAACTGTGTGGCGGTATAGGACTTTTCTTCAGTTTTACAGAG TTTCTGGGTGTGTGGTTGACAGTAAGATATCGTAACCAAAAGGACCCGCGCGCTAACCCCAGTGCATTTCTCTGA
- the LOC138402703 gene encoding uncharacterized protein has product MSLNKYWKCYFGCEYHGILHRFPNPDHDDHRFILWMNVLDSETQKRCRKYIYNTLRLCDEHFELCYRVPSGKLTRNAFPTLKLAFRQAPNLPLLQDESILSQSSAQNTDNSANVSTLLETTQPLLQSEELIQLIQAEVPCTTKDLPLDVSMNVTEPIMVTSEDITQSTGKIGIQF; this is encoded by the exons ATGTCGTTAAATAAATATTGGAAATGTTATTTTGGATGCGAATACCATG GCATTTTGCATCGTTTTCCCAATCCTGATCACGATGATCATAGATTTATTTTGTGGATGAATGTTTTGGACTCAGAAACGCAAAAAAGGTGCAGGAAATACATTTACAACACTTTGAGATTATGTGACGAACATTTTGAACTATGTTATCGTGTTCCTAGTGGAAAACTAACGCGGAATGCATTTCCAactttgaaacttg CTTTTCGCCAGGCACCAAACCTACCATTACTTCAAGATGAATCAATTTTGAGCCAATCTTCTGCACAGAATACTGACAACTCAGCAAATGTATCAA ctTTACTTGAAACCACTCAGCCACTTCTGCAAAGTGAAGAGCTAATTCAGTTGATACAGGCAGAAGTTCCATGCACAACAAAAGATTTGCCTTTAGATGTTTCCATGAATGTAACAGAACCTATTATGGTTACATCCGAAGACATAACTCAGTCCACTGGTAAGATTGGTATACAGTTTTGA